The DNA sequence tttttttaattgttaaatcataactgtgtacattagtgcaatcaaggttttttttttttttgagactaagtctccttcagtcgccctggggttgagtgctgtggtgtcacagctcacagcaccctcaaactcctgggcttaagtgattgtcttgcctcagcctctcaagtagctgggactacaggcgcctccacaacccctgtctctttttcctttctactgAAATCCACCCAGTGCCCCCAGTTCTAATTCAAATTTCCCTTGAAGTCTTCCCTttgatttttgagttcttactttgctgctgatccattgtggtggtcagtgtgcagaacaggttgaagtatttcctgtagagctggtcttgttgtggcaaatttcctcaatgtttgtatatccgtaaatgatttgatttctccgtcaattttgaagcttagcttagcagggtacagaattctgggctggaaattgttctgtttaagtagattaaaggtagatgaccattgtcttcttgcttggaaagtttcattagagaagtctgcggtcactctgatggatttgcccctgtaggtcaactggcgcttactcctggcagcttgcagaatcttttcttttgtcttgactttggacaggttcatcacaatgtgtcttggagaagctcggttagagttgaggcgacccggggtccgatatccctctgaaagcagtgtgtcagaatctttggtgatgtttgggaaattttcttttataatattctctagtatggcttccattcctctggggcattcttcttccccttctggaattcctataactcgtatgttggaacgcttcataaagtcccataattctgacagtgaacgttctgctttctctctcttcttttctgcctcttttactgtctgagttatctcaagaactttgtcttctacctctgaaattctttcttctgcatggtctaacctgttgctgatactttccattgcatctttaagttccctaattgactgtttcagttccttcaggtctgctatatcctttttatattcttcatatcgttcatctctgatttgattctgtttttggatttccttttggttattttccactttattagcaatttccttcattgtttccatcatttctttcattgttttcaacatgtgtattctaaattccctttctgtcattcctaacatttctatactggtggaatcatctgcagtagctacctcatggtcccttggcggggttgttctagactggttcttcatgttgcctggagttttctgctgattcttcctcatgagtgatttcttttatctgtttccttgccctaattttcctttcacttcctcttgctctttaagttcttgtgcctgtggactaagggttacaggaccagaagggtgagaaggttgaagagcaaaaaaaaaggggatgaaagaaaggaggaccgagtgataagaaaaaaagaaagatagagaaaggagggggtgggtataaggaatattgacaaaaagaagagaggcacagaaagagggagacagggcaatataggtgtacagtagggtactttgacacaaccttaaaaaaccccaccttctgggggtgccccagttgcgtggttcccttgaggtcagcagctctttgctaacctggtcagacacagtaccccacctccaccaagtagagaggaaagacaaaaatgctataaatcaaaccaaaacaagcaaacagaaaactttacagggataaaattgggtgaaaaaccaaattatatcggtagaaacactagcaaaaatgatgttgaagttattaaaaaaggcagcaatgggaaattataattaaactaggaaaattgagaaagaaaaagggatctgtgtggaaaagattgaaattaaaaaaacaaaagaacatcagcaacgtcaaaataaacaaacaaaaaaaaaaaaaaagaaaaaaatacacaaccaaaaacaaagcagtttgtatatgttattgaatattgtctgggcaacacgtggtcttctggggtatgagatgttagtcacagttctgatacgactggaggctgctgatttctcaaaccccagcaggtagacaccctaaatctctcttcagcctacttaaaaggcactttgaacttgtaaacttgctgagcagaagctttcccagctttctcgctggaatcgctgctgaagtggctatccacttacccagtgtgccaaaaccggtctcactctgcccctgagggttagggctgcaaggcggctcagaccccacccttaggctacttggttgctgggttaccagctcccacccgtttctagctctgcgaccctgagggcggagcttgccggggcagatcactgacaatggatccgtgtgacccaccaccaaacactattagctctgtctggctcagcggctcagactggggccctagacaacggccaaagttctctgcactcccgctcaggccttccccagggcagttcaactcagtgccaagtccaaggacatcaaaacagttcacaggtaaggcctttctggtttgcagtctcgctgctactgaacttacagttgtgggcgggtttagacggattgaacacacgcgaccacttgccggttttccacggttttagtcctcctcttggggtccagaagtctctcgcttactccctgtatcctctcaggggtggtgataggcagatcccaccagccagagatgcctggagtcctatctccccagactcacggtgcccagatgcaaggaagctgttacttggctgccatcttgctccgcctctgccCCCTTGAAGTCTTCCCAAATCCTCAGCTCCTTCTTCCTTGATCTGCAAAACTGTTgtgtatttcaaactgtatatgtTGTCCCACAGAATGCTGTTACAAATGTTTATAGAGGCTGGTCCtgtttcctcagcttcccaagtgcaaGACAGAGactgtaggctcggcacctgtggctcaagtggctaaggcgccagccacatacacctgagctggcaggttcgaatccggcctgggcccgccaaacaacaatgacagctgcaaccagaaaatagctgggcgttgtggctggcgcctgtctcccagctacttgggaggctgaggcagagaatcgcttaagctgaggaattggaggttgctgtgagctgtaatgccacggcactctacccagggcgacagcttgaggctctgtctcaaaaaaaaaaaaaaaaagagaggggaaagATTGAATCTGGGAATGACTCGTTTGAATTGAGGGATGGCTCAATGACATCAAGAGACCTTGTGCCTTGTGCTGTTCTTATAAAGACACTGAGCAGTCTGAACGGGGAAAAGCAGCAGAAAACCCAATTTCTTGGGCAATTGTCAGCGCCTGCCAGGCAGTGGCAAACTGTACTATGTTCTTATAGCAAGAATGATTGTGTTTCAGCAAAACATCAACTGCTACAGCTAATTAAAGTTGTTAatctgggtagtgcctgtggctcaaaagagtagggcactgggcccatatgccagaggtggtgggttcaaacccagccctggccaaaaactgcaaaaagaaaaagaaaaaaaaaagttgttaatctggcttttatttgctttgtactgtgtttgtatattatttatatatttttttgtttattatgacAGGAGATTTATAATGTCAagagtttagggcggcgcctgtcgctcagtgagtagggcgccggccccatatgccgagggtggcgggttcaaacccagccctggccaaactgcaacaaaaaatagccgggcgttgtggcgggcgcctgtagtcccagctgcttgggaggctgaggcaagagaatcgcgtaagcccaagagttagaggttgctgtgagtcatgtgacgccaaagcactctacccgagggcggtacagtgagactctgtctctacaaaaaaaaaaaaaaaaaaaagagtttatatcTAGGTGTATACTTGTTACCTTTAAATAATACTAGGATaggctcggctcccatagctcagtgagtggggcgttggccacatacaccgaagctgacgagttcaagcctggcccaggcctgctaagtaacaatgacaactgcaaccaaaaaatagcctggcattgtggcaggcacctgtagtcccagctactcaggaggctgagaaagagaattgcttaagcccaagagtttgaggttgctgtgagctgtgacacaagagcactctactgagggtgacacagtgagattctgtctaataaataaataaataaacaatactaGGATAAAATAATATGGTCAGTTGGTGAtttgtgagaatttttttccctttaaaatggcCCTATACCAGGCAgtgcctcaaaggggtagggcaccagccccatatgccggaggtggtgggtttaaacccagccctggccaaaaactgcaaaaaaaaaaaaaaaaatggccctaTACCTGctgggctcaggcctgtaacATTAGCACTGTGgggggccagggtgggaggactgcctgaggtcaggagctcaagaccagcctgagcaagagcaagacctgtctctttaaaaaacgGAAAAATTAGCCGGTGCAGTAGTGTGCATCACTaggccccagctactcaggaggctgaggtaggaggattgcttgagctcagagtgtgaagctgtggtgagctatgatgacgccactgcgttgtagcctgggcaacagagtgggactctgcctcaaaaaaaaaaaaaaaattgagttgagAGGATCTCGAAAAGGACCACATACTTGTGTAACACGCTTGTCTGGTACTTCGAAAGTTCCTATCCTCTGTGTTGGGAGCCCAGCTCAGGCCGCTGGCCAGCAGGCCTGTTAAGTACCGGTTCTTAATCTGCAACTTTAAACGGCTCTCATGTCAAGAACGGCTTCGGCTAGAGAACATCTTCCACTTGTACAGCACAGAGTCTCCTTTGAGTCCTGCCCTGAACTGCACCTGCTGATGGAGGCTGACACAGCCCCTCCTGTGGGCTCTTTTCACTCAGCATCAACTGTCACAGTGGCCTTGTTCTATGATAATGAGGGAATTTTGATGAAACACTTCAAATAGAACACAGCCTTCAGGAATTTACATTAAAGTAGGAAAAACTAGGTGTATTCATGCTAACTCGAAATGAAAATATGTAGATATGAGTAGCTAACCTACACTTAGGATGCATGTGAAAACATTTAGGAAGTCTCCCAAGGATATAGGGACAGCCCATCGAGGAAACCAAATGTGGAAAACTTGGAATTCCTATAAAATAGAGAGGGAGTCactgattattcatttttttgttttattttattttattttatttttattgaaacagagtctcactgtaactgctgagctataggcactgagcctgagtATTCATTTaataagagatttttaaatatctagTTTCAGGGCTCAATGCCTGTACTCTCAGTGGTTAgtgcaccagtcacatacacggggttcaaacctggcctgggcctgctaaacaacaatgacaacttcaaaaacaacaacaacaacaacaaaaatagccgggcattgtggcaggtgcctgtagtcccagctacttgggaggctgaggcaagagaatcacttaaggccaagaattagaggttgctgtgagttgtgatgccacagcactctactgaaggtgacaaaggcagactctgtctcaaaaaaatgaaatgaaataaaaaaaaaaaaatctagtttccTGAGTGTTTTTGAATCATCACATATTTTCAGTGCTGGACACTTCTCAAAggttgtctacttttttttttttttgagacagagtcttactttatcacccttggtagagtgctgtggcatcacagctcacagcaacctcaaacttctgggcttaggcgattctcttgcctcagcctctcgagtagctgggactacaggcacccgccagaacgcctgggtatttttttatgcagtttggctggggctgggtttgaacccgccacccgtgatatttggggcgggcaccctacccactaagcaacaggcgctgcccaaaggtTGTCTACTTTAACACTTATGTTTTAGGAGTGAATGAATCGAAGccatctgctttgtttttttgagagagagtctcactttatcaccctcagtggagtgctaggacatcacagctcacagcaacctcaaactcctgggcttaggcgattctcttgcctcagcctcccgagtagctgggactacaggcacccgccacaacgctcggctattttttttgttgttgttgcagtttggctggggctgggtttgaacccaccaccattggtatatggggctggcgccctactcactgaggcgtCACCCAAGCCATCTGCTTTTTTCACTCTTATTCCAGGACTCTTGAGAAAAATCACAGAGCAAAACAGATAGATGCCATTGCCAAGCAATGGAGTCATTGCCAAGTTGAAGGCCAACTTCAGAGGGGCAGCACTACTGGGGAgtcagcaacctttaactccccTGTGTTCACTGCCCCACCTCAGTCCCCTTTAATTACTGTTCAGGCCCatctcacttccttccttctttatccCTTGGTCAAACTTGTTCTTCACAGCTACCCTtgtcttcattcaacaaatatttaagtgCCCACAATGTCCCAGATAGAGTCCCAGGTACAAGGTGCACAGCAGTGCATCAGGCCAAGGTTCCTGATGTGAAGAAGCTTCCTTCTTATTGGGGGCTAGGGAAAGCCAGCCAACACATGAATAGGCAAACAAACACGCTTGACAAAGTTGACAGtgaaagataattaaaaagaGTGATGGGATGGAGGGATGGGCAGCTACTGTATGTTCAATGGTCTTTAAGTGTCTctaggctggtgtggtggcatggccttaatcccagctactcacttGACCCTTGGCAACATATTGTGACCCCTcttatcaaaaaacaaacaaacaaaaataaataagctcaCTGtgtctaagaaaaacaaaaataaacaactctaCACCTAGATAGGGGGCAgttaagaataaagagaaaatcctgggcggcgcctgtggctcaaaggagtagggcgccagccccatatacaggaggtggtgcgttcaaacctggcccccggccaaactgcaacaaaaaaatagccgggcgttgtggtgggcgcctgtagtcccaaatgcttgggaggctgaggcaagagaattgccaaagcccaggagttggaagttgctgtgagctgtgtaatgccacggcactctaccaagggtgataaagtgagactctgtctctacaaaaaaaaaaaaagagagagagagagaaaatcctaAAAGCTATCAGAGGAAAACAGGtgtattacctacaaagggataGACTGATAGTCTCACAAGGCCTGGAAGATGATGATTCATTGATACTACCAACATGCTGAGGAAAATATCTTTAATCTTACAGTTTCATTCTTTATCAGCATCTTAGTCAGTATTAGGAGCAAAATAAAGATGTTTTTGGACCTTCCAAGACTGAGAGCCTTAGTATCTACAAATCCTCTCTGGAAGAACAAATACATTCtccaagaagaagagaaatgaactTTTAAAGATATAATGGGTTGCAAGAAATCATTGTATGTAAGGAAATTagcaaaagttattttgtttaaattagattttttttttttttttttttgtagagacagagtctcactttattgccttcagtagagtgctgtggcatcaccgctcccagcaacctccaactcctgggcttaggcgattctcttgcctcagcctccagagtagctgggactacaggtgtctgccacaacgcctggctattttttttttgttgttgttgcagtttagccagggccaggtttgaacccgccaccctcggtatatggggccggcgccctacttactgagccacaggcaccacccataagtttttctttttttgcttattacCCTCTgtggaatgctgtggtatcacgcctcacagcatcctcaaactcttgggctaaagtgaatctcttgcctcagcctcccaagtagctgggattacagacacctgccacaatgcctgactatttttgttgttgttgtcattgttgcttagtaggcccaggcccggtttgaacccgccagccttggtgcatgtggccaacgccctaaccactgagctgtgggtgccaagcctgtcTAAATAAGTATTGACTGTGAATTGTTTTgaggttttaaaattataatctgtagggtggcgcctgtggctcaaaggggtagggcaccggccccatatgccagaggtggcgggttcaaacccagcctcagccaaaaactgcaaaaataaagatgagtgtttttttaaaaaaattataatctgtAGTTAGAAGACAACTGGGGCTTAGAGAGAGGAAAAGTAGTTCACTCCCAGGCAAAGCTTGTTTGTAGACTTCCGCCAAGTACCTGGCATAGGACTCAACACAAAAcagcatttgttgttgttgttgtttgtttttttttttttgtagagacagagtctcactttatggccctcggtagagtaccgtggcctcacacagctcacagcaacctccaactcccgggtttgaacccgccaccctcggtatatggggccagcgccttaccgactgagccacaggtgccgccctgggtagaatgtgccctgggtagaatgctatggtgccATAGCAGCTCATAGCAGCCACAAACGCTTGGATttgagcaatcatcttgcctcagcctactgacgcctgccacaaagcctggctagtttatatgtgtatatctatctatctatctatctatctatctatctatctatctatctatatatatttttttttgagatagtctcactatgttgccctcagtagagtgctgtagcatcacagctcacagcaacctcaaagtcttgggcttaagtgagtcccttgcctcaccctcccacgtagctgggactacaggcgcctgccagaatgcccagttactttttgttgcagttgtcattgttgtttagcaggcctgggctgggttcaaacatgccaccttcagtgtatgtggctggggctgtaaccactgtgctacaggcaccgagcctatattgtaggctggtctcaaagtcctgagctcaagcaatcctcccacctcggcctcccacctcggagtgctaggattacagggactAGAGACCTCACCCGCCTTAATGTAGTGCTTAATTGCTTGCTCCAGGAGTGATTGAATGGGGTGGCttggtggctcaccctgtaatcccagcattctgggaggctaaggtgggaagatcaattgagctctggagttcaagagtgagacccttctgtactaaaaatagataaatcagtGGAGTGTTgtgggtgcccatagtctcagctatttgggaggctgaggcaggaggatggcttgaggagtttgaggttgctgtgagctatgatgatgccacagccttcTAGCCTCAGTGACAGAGATAGACTCTAGTTCCAAAAACATAATGAATGAATGGACTGGTGTACCTTTCTGTCAATATTCACCTTTCCCAAAATATTAGCATGTTCCAACCTTTTCTGAAACATTGCCATGGCCTCCTCCTGGGAAAGGAAAGGTGGAATTTGCTATCCTCTGGACAGAATTCTACCCCAGTGTTAGAGAAGGTGAGATTTACCACCTCCGTGACTCCACTGAGGTGAGTGCAGCCCTGAGCTGGGTCAGGAGCAGCCCGGAAGGGTTTTGTTGCCTGACTATTCTGGAGACAAGTTTGGATTGTGCTCCTTCCAAGGGCTTCTGGGAAAAGTGCCTTTCTGTCTGGCAGCTCTGCTCTTCGGCCTGAGGCCAAGAACCCTCGGAACAAATAGTGTGCTGCTCAGAGAGGGAGCAGGGGAGGACAGCCACATGTCTGGAGCACACACTTCCTGCTGCTGAGTGCCAGATGGGACTTTCTTTCTACTTATTCCAGATCAGGTCTAGATTCTTGACAAATAGACCACCCACATGTGTAAGCTTCACTTTGTGCCTTATGAAAAAGTAAAGGAGTAATGAGTCAGAGTCTACACTGCAGGATCTCCTCAAAGAAATAACTACTTGGGAGCTAGAGGATTCACTGAAACACCATTTGTTACAGACGGAGAGATGATGCAAggagtgctctctctctctctctcacacacacacacacacacacacacacacaccagtgaaGTCATCTACTCTCTTTTCTCTAACACTGGGGTAGAATTCTGTCCAGAGGATAGCAAATTCCACCTTTCCTTTCCCAGGAGGAGGCCATGGCAATGTTTCAGAAAAGGTTGGGGCAGCACCTacagctcaatgagtagggcacaggccacatacaccgaggctggcgggttccaatccagcccagggccagctaaaacaacaatgacaacggcaacaaaaaaatagcagacgttgtggcgggcacctgtagtcccaggtacttgggaggctgaggcaagagaatcgcttaagcccaagagtttgagcttgctatgagctgtggtgccacggcactctacccagcttgagattctctctcaaagAAAAGACAGCGTCTCAGTGCAGCAGCCCTCACCTGTCTGGGTGGGAGGGCTGCGTTTGGCCACACCAGGAAGTGACACAGAGCGTGACAGTGAGATGCTTCCTGCGGAGGCCTCGATGGGACGCGAGGGAGCTGCTCCACTCAGGGGACAAAATGCCGACTGCCAAGCAGCTAGCCGATATTGGCTACAAGACCTTCTCTACCTCTATGATGCTCCTCACTGGGTATGGGGGCTACCTCTGCAGTGTCCGAGTCTACCACTATTTCCAGCGGCGCAACTTGCGGCGCCAGGCCGCAGAAGAACAGAAGACCTCGGGAGTCCTGTAGGACTGGGGGCTTTTTCTCCTGAGCAGAGAGGCCTGGGGCATGCTGTGGAAAGACCTCACCTGCCATTATTTCCAGGTCAAGAGGACtaggttggggcggcgcctgtggctcaaggagtagggtgccggtcccatatgccggaggtggtgagttcaaacccagccctggccaaaaaccaaaaaaaaaaaaagaaaagaggactaGGCCATTAATGATTTTCAAGCCCTGTTGGAAGAAAGTGCCCACGGTTTCTTTGGTTCTGCCAGTCAGTGCCAGTTTTACAGTTTGTGGAGGTGTTGAACCGTAATAAGAATGTGAGGGTGAGGTATACCtacagatattaaatattttgccatgtcaaaaaaaaaaaaaaaaaagacagcatctccagggaaaggagagaagggagagggatgggtgtgctcccacttaatgggcacaatgttacagtgtatggcacacctctaggGGGCAGgtcataattataagagggactttacctaaaaaatgcgaacattgtaacccaattctttgtaccctcaattaacctgaaacaataacaaaattaattaattaaaaaaaaaaaacggagggcggcgcctgtggctcaacgggtagggcgccggtcccatatgccggaggtggctgggttcaagcccagccccggccaaaaaaaaaaaaaaacggagctgggcatggtggctcatgcctgtaatcctggcactttggtgGGGGCAAAGTGGATGGATCCCTTAaactctggagtttgagaacagcctgagctagagaaagatcccatctctaaacatGACTGGGTgttgcattgtggcaggcccctgtagtcccagctacttgggaggctgaggcatgaagatctcttgagcctaagagtttgaggttgctgtgagctatgatgcactgagggtgacagagtttaaggctctgcctcaaaacaacgataacaaaaaatttgaaaaaaaaaaaaaaaaaagatagagtctCCATCTCCTGGAATTGCGTGcggtggcatcgtcatagcttacagcaaactcaaactcctcggtttaagtgatcctcttgcctcagccttccaagtagctatgactacaggtgcctgtcatgacacctggctagtttttctatttttttttttttttttttgtagagacagagtctcactccatggccctcggtagagtgccaatggcctgacacagctcacagcaacctctaactcctgggcctaagcgattctcctgcctcagcctcc is a window from the Nycticebus coucang isolate mNycCou1 chromosome 11, mNycCou1.pri, whole genome shotgun sequence genome containing:
- the LOC128560378 gene encoding cytochrome c oxidase assembly protein COX14-like, coding for MPTAKQLADIGYKTFSTSMMLLTGYGGYLCSVRVYHYFQRRNLRRQAAEEQKTSGVL